In Salvelinus namaycush isolate Seneca chromosome 20, SaNama_1.0, whole genome shotgun sequence, the following proteins share a genomic window:
- the LOC120065253 gene encoding nck-associated protein 5-like isoform X2, whose translation MPELLTFCVCICRYTRRHKKVVMESEEPELRECDEAFESDEGNVESYLEEPESSRELQERLKELEAENSTLALANESQREAYERCLDEVANHVVQALLNQKDLREECIKLKMRVFDLERQNKTLTELFAQKRHPQASHLQQLQLVSVSEHSTEPSTEPLTMDSDKLLVSKNQGGLKSNGDRTQNGSAASARATSMEALSPFFKKKAHILEVLRKLEESGPLKFHPSSCLSPHHDLGQALVSMERDQISLMSSEALPAPQRPVAHPSSRCRHSSSDSDIHDYANGEGALQEDHAQHQQQQHGSCQSCHILSQKSSLDSLLKCAQGHGASHQARVEILNRQACAEDQGALAQSTSPPQAAALSHLLSADSTNQCYMHKTALDFLERTPEGLGSSDPFLSLLIQANLNGMLGQEPRKLQKHTDKQPSGKVQPSHSEDIKHIKAVMATSQSQNEDSPEECCYLEVEAAAHNVNNSLHSSTSHTDHVETEPGYPKEQEVSDQICNGLYFSNETSVSKKVAVESYSPAPVPERNSSAQALPPSGKSKLALSPTSPSSGLSEVKPSPISSPSRLLKFLKIPPGINQAQPGNPLRLSPQLTRSSKIPCRNNNNYEVYHSPILTRKATTTEREKQPSSSSSKTDPYPATHSAPTSPPKSEDIVDTPPMAKEIAFSSHFVPKPSVSTKAPPSSHAQRGSQKVPQYENVCPSDGTPQFLEDLKTSQYLPYPQPEGPVEKQCQQDENLLSPPSSQHPDSSPGTADQDFSDQDTDSESPVWHKPNQHFSLPSSSSSAVSKKKAHSSHPSYSSMRDRHQEHRAAPEPSQQNCEPAQPTQCSARRGDPKRLVQGKTPQSESSHQPFKERLAALGKMKSTEDLPVGAQSVDKKDAQSNLGKPPTNNIEKSKTAERQGERTGAEQHRNQKSTDSLDGKPYPKTSLGSHTRVIGPIHESGTKSSATPSLIPKGEQETPFSPRIYVAKAEGPKIKMGTSSSNTETPPVVRSYGKCPITQSHHSKTAPSPQNSPTKVPSKSPSKVGQASSYPRGVKPIPEDRALAHRNPHRPEDKTKLPAGKKKTFGHAESFPPPPPLPPRPSTEAIAKEDKKPYSSGPPVLQSAIEQKVMRGIKENMLKLQEQDRGQVAEPKQKASNGIASWFGLRKSKLPALNRKPEVSKFKINISSSLSSSSASGGGAKDPKTGGPQKVVESLNISKLMEKAEDLRKALEEERAYVNRVGMDLSGRGHSCEVVMDQTQGQLSLMYRGMTAENFMQQLLNRVEERGAIPTTFGMTHRRLSFDSKRSRPNFSHQRNGISHTKSRDEMAQGSVMIGKDEVTSEESLAESISSQHFTGSGASMRTLDSGIGTFPMPDYASSMAGKSIPKGKPQGEQGFSCSQGKHGAMMKVPRKAHTLEKELSTLDEVNPFVLYDSGLEGKGTNMHLSSTIHEDIDAYGAHMQNPLTKNWTFPNLKGSAGATDVYLDVQGDLGTPSRRFETVCAPWPLTQAASPCHSRQGSAGGVRGGRPAPRRWGRTEGWSW comes from the exons GTGGTGATGGAGTCTGAGGAGCCAGAGCTGAGGGAGTGTGATGAAGCCTTTGAGTCAGATGAAGGCAATGTGGAGTCTTACCTGGAAGAGCCAGAGAGCAGCAGGGAGCTCCAGGAGAGGCTCAAGGAGCTGGAG GCTGAGAATTCCACCCTGGCCCTTGCGAATGAAAGCCAGAGAGAAGCATATGAAAGGTGTCTGGATGAG GTGGCCAACCACGTGGTACAGGCCCTTCTGAATCAAAAG GACCTGCGGGAGGAGTGTATTAAGCTGAAGATGCGTGTGTTTGACCTGGAGAGACAGAACAAAACCCTGACTGAGCTCTTTGCCCAGAAACGACACCCCCAGGCCAGCCATCTGCAACAG TTGCAGTTGGTGTCTGTCTCAGAGCACAGCACAGAGCCCAGCACAGAGCCCCTGACCATGGACAGTGACAAATTGCTGGTGTCCAAAAACCAGGGGGGACTCAAG AGCAATGGGGACCGCACACAGAACGGGTCAGCCGCATCGGCCCGGGCCACCTCCATGGAGGCCCTGTCTCCGTTTTTCAAGAAGAAAGCACACATCCTAGAGGTCCTGCGCAAGCTGGAGGAGTCAGGCCCACTCAAGTTCCACCCCTCCTCCTGCCTGTCCCCCCACCATGACCTGGGCCAGGCGCTGGTCTCCATGGAGAGAGACCAGATATCCCTGATGTCCTCTGAGGCGTTACCTGCCCCACAGCGCCCGGTGGCACACCCATCGTCACGCTGCCGCCACTCCAGCTCTGACTCAGACATTCATGATTATGCCAATGGAGAAGGGGCTCTCCAGGAGGACCATGCCCAGCATCAGCAACAACAACACGGGAGCTGTCAGTCCTGCCACATACTCTCCCAGAAGAGCAGCCTGGACAGCCTGCTGAAGTGTGCCCAGGGCCACGGTGCCTCACACCAGGCCAGAGTGGAGATCCTTAACAGGCAGGCCTGTGCAGAGGACCAGGGGGCATTGGCACAGAGCACAAGCCCTCCCCAGGCAGCGGCTCTTTCCCACCTCCTCTCTGCTGACAGCACAAACCAGTGCTACATGCACAAAACAGCTTTGGACTTTCTAGAGCGCACTCCAGAAGGTCTGGGTTCTTCTGATCCTTTCCTCTCCTTGCTAATCCAAGCCAACCTCAACGGGATGCTAGGGCAGGAGCCCAGGAAGttacaaaaacacacagacaagcaGCCGTCCGGCAAGGTACAGCCCTCTCACAGTGAGGATATAAAGCacataaaggctgtcatggcaaCGTCGCAGAGCCAGAACGAGGACAGTCCGGAAGAGTGCTGCTACCTGGAAGTAGAGGCAGCGGCACACAATGTGAACAACAGCCTGCACTCTTCTACCTCACACACAGACCATGTTGAGACTGAACCAGGATATCCCAAGGAGCAGGAAGTGAGTGATCAGATCTGCAACGGGCTCTACTTCTCCAATGAAACGTCTGTCTCCAAGAAGGTGGCGGTGGAATCTTACTCTCCAGCCCCAGTGCCTGAGAGGAACAGCTCAGCTCAGGCCCTGCCTCCCTCTGGGAAGAGCAAGCTTGCACTCagccccacctctccctcctcaggTCTGAGTGAAGTCAAGccctcccctatctcctccccGTCCCGGCTGCTCAAGTTCCTGAAGATCCCTCCGGGGATCAACCAGGCACAACCAGGCAACCCCCTCCGTCTAAGTCCCCAGCTCACCCGCAGCTCCAAGATCCCCTGCAGGAACAACAACAACTATGAGGTGTACCACTCTCCCATCCTGACCCGCAAAGCCACcaccacagagagggagaagcagccatcctcatcctcctccaaAACAGACCCCTACCCTGCCACACACTCCGCCCCCACCTCCCCACCCAAATCAGAGGACATTGTGGACACCCCTCCCATGGCCAAGGAGATTGCTTTCAGCAGCCACTTTGTGCCCAAACCCAGCGTCAGCACAAAGGCACCCCCCTCCTCTCATGCACAAAGGGGCTCTCAGAAGGTACCCCAATATGAGAATGTCTGCCCCTCAGATGGGACGCCCCAGTTCCTGGAGGATCTTAAGACGTCCCAATACCTCCCTTACCCCCAACCCGAGGGTCCTGTAGAGAAGCAGTGTCAGCAAGATGAGAACCTCCTCAGCCCCCCGTCTTCACAGCACCCTGACTCGTCCCCAGGGACGGCTGACCAGGACTTCTCTGACCAGGACACTGACTCAGAAAGCCCCGTCTGGCACAAGCCAAACCAACACTTCAGCCtcccctcctcgtcctcctccgcCGTCAGTAAAAAAAAAGCACACAGTAGTCACCCCAGCTACTCCAGCATGAGAGACAGGCACCAGGAGCACCGTGCAGCTccggagcccagccaacagaactGTGAACCTGCCCAGCCAACCCAGTGTTCAGCCAGGCGAGGTGACCCCAAGAGACTGGTGCAGGGCAAGACTCCCCAGAGTGAGTCCAGTCACCAGCCCTTCAAAGAGCGCCTGGCTGCTTTGGGGAAAATGAAGAGCACAGAAGATCTGCCAGTAGGTGCACAGTCCGTGGACAAGAAGGATGCACAAAGTAACCTAGGTAAACCCCCCACCAACAATATTGAGAAAAGCAAGACCGCTGAAAGGCAAGGTGAGAGAACTGGAGCAGAGCAGCACAGAAATCAGAAATCCACTGATTCCCTGGATGGGAAGCCCTACCCCAAAACCAGCCTCGGCAGTCACACTAGGGTGATAGGTCCAATACATGAATCGGGCACCAAATCCTCAGCCACCCCATCATTGATACCCAAGGGCGAGCAGGAGACACCGTTTTCTCCCAGGATATATGTAGCAAAAGCAGAGGGTCCAAAGATCAAGATGGGCACATCATCCTCCAACACAGAGACTCCTCCAGTGGTTCGCAGCTATGGGAAATGCCCCATCACCCAGAGCCACCACAGTAAAACTGCCCCCAGCCCACAAAACAGCCCCACTAAAGTCCCGTCAAAGTCCCCTTCAAAGGTAGGTCAAGCTTCCTCTTATCCCAGAGGGGTCAAACCCATTCCTGAGGACCGTGCCCTGGCTCACAGAAACCCACATCGGCCGGAAGACAAAACCAAGCTCCCGGCCGGCAAGAAGAAGACCTTTGGCCATGCAGAGAGCTTCCCGCCTCCCCCTCCTCTGCCACCACGGCCATCTACTGAAGCCATCGCAAAAGAGGACAAAAAGCCGTACTCGTCTGGCCCACCCGTGCTCCAGTCTGCCATTGAGCAGAAGGTAATGCGTGGCATCAAGGAAAACATGCTGAAGCTGCAGGAGCAGGACCGGGGCCAGGTGGCCGAGCCAAAGCAGAAGGCCTCCAATGGCATCGCCAGCTGGTTCGGCCTGAGAAAGAGCAAGCTCCCCGCCCTCAACCGCAAACCGGAAGTGTCCAAGTTCAAGATCAACATATCCTCATCTCTTTCGTCATCGTCTGCCTCTGGCGGAGGGGCTAAGGACCCTAAGACAGGTGGTCCCCAGAAGGTGGTGGAGAGCCTGAACATCTCCAAGCTGATGGAGAAGGCAGAGGACCTGCGGAAGGCGCTGGAAGAGGAGCGGGCATATGTGAACAGGGTCGGGATGGACCTCTCTGGCAGAGGCCACTCTTGTGAGGTGGTGATGGACCAGACCCAGGGCCAACTGTCACTCATGTACAGAGGAATGACCGCAGAGAACTTCATGCAGCAGCTCCTCAACAG GGTGGAAGAAAGGGGAGCTATACCTACCACCTTTGGAATGACACACAGACGCCTCTCCTTTGACTCTAAGAGGTCGCGGCCCAACTTCAGTCACCAGAGGAACGGGATCAGCCACACCAAGAGCAGGGACGAGATGGCCCAG GGTTCAGTTATGATCGGCAAGGATGAGGTCACATCAGAAGAGAGCTTGGCAGAGTCCATTAGTTCTCAGCATTTTACAG GTTCTGGGGCCTCCATGCGCACCCTCGACAGTGGCATTGGCACGTTCCCCATGCCAGACTACGCCAGTAGCATGGCAGGGAAGAGCATCCCTAAGGGGAAGCCACAGGGAGAGCAAGGGTTTTCTTGCTCACAGGGGAAACATGGGGCCATGATGAAGGTTCCGCGTAAGGCCCATACACTGGAGAAAGAGCTGTCAACTCTGGATGAAGTCAACCCGTTTGTCCTGTATGACTCAGGGCTGGAGGGAAAAGGTACCAACATGCACCTGTCCAGTACAATCCACGAGG ATATAGATGCCTACGGAGCTCATATGCAAAATCCCCTCACCAAGAACTGGACCTTTCCCAATCTGAAAGGCTCTGCGGGAGCCACTGATGTTTACCTGGATGTGCAGGGAGACCTGGGGACCCCATCCAGAAGG TTTGAAACAGTGTGCGCCCCCTGGCCACTGACCCAGGCAGCCTCCCCCTGCCACTCCAGACAGGGCTCAGCCGGCGGGGTAAGGGGCGGACGCCCAGCGCCTCGGAGGTGGGGAAGGACGGAGGGCTGGAGCTGGTGA
- the LOC120065253 gene encoding nck-associated protein 5-like isoform X1 translates to MPELLTFCVCICRYTRRHKKVVMESEEPELRECDEAFESDEGNVESYLEEPESSRELQERLKELEAENSTLALANESQREAYERCLDEVANHVVQALLNQKDLREECIKLKMRVFDLERQNKTLTELFAQKRHPQASHLQQLQLVSVSEHSTEPSTEPLTMDSDKLLVSKNQGGLKSNGDRTQNGSAASARATSMEALSPFFKKKAHILEVLRKLEESGPLKFHPSSCLSPHHDLGQALVSMERDQISLMSSEALPAPQRPVAHPSSRCRHSSSDSDIHDYANGEGALQEDHAQHQQQQHGSCQSCHILSQKSSLDSLLKCAQGHGASHQARVEILNRQACAEDQGALAQSTSPPQAAALSHLLSADSTNQCYMHKTALDFLERTPEGLGSSDPFLSLLIQANLNGMLGQEPRKLQKHTDKQPSGKVQPSHSEDIKHIKAVMATSQSQNEDSPEECCYLEVEAAAHNVNNSLHSSTSHTDHVETEPGYPKEQEVSDQICNGLYFSNETSVSKKVAVESYSPAPVPERNSSAQALPPSGKSKLALSPTSPSSGLSEVKPSPISSPSRLLKFLKIPPGINQAQPGNPLRLSPQLTRSSKIPCRNNNNYEVYHSPILTRKATTTEREKQPSSSSSKTDPYPATHSAPTSPPKSEDIVDTPPMAKEIAFSSHFVPKPSVSTKAPPSSHAQRGSQKVPQYENVCPSDGTPQFLEDLKTSQYLPYPQPEGPVEKQCQQDENLLSPPSSQHPDSSPGTADQDFSDQDTDSESPVWHKPNQHFSLPSSSSSAVSKKKAHSSHPSYSSMRDRHQEHRAAPEPSQQNCEPAQPTQCSARRGDPKRLVQGKTPQSESSHQPFKERLAALGKMKSTEDLPVGAQSVDKKDAQSNLGKPPTNNIEKSKTAERQGERTGAEQHRNQKSTDSLDGKPYPKTSLGSHTRVIGPIHESGTKSSATPSLIPKGEQETPFSPRIYVAKAEGPKIKMGTSSSNTETPPVVRSYGKCPITQSHHSKTAPSPQNSPTKVPSKSPSKVGQASSYPRGVKPIPEDRALAHRNPHRPEDKTKLPAGKKKTFGHAESFPPPPPLPPRPSTEAIAKEDKKPYSSGPPVLQSAIEQKVMRGIKENMLKLQEQDRGQVAEPKQKASNGIASWFGLRKSKLPALNRKPEVSKFKINISSSLSSSSASGGGAKDPKTGGPQKVVESLNISKLMEKAEDLRKALEEERAYVNRVGMDLSGRGHSCEVVMDQTQGQLSLMYRGMTAENFMQQLLNSPSTSCSGNRVEERGAIPTTFGMTHRRLSFDSKRSRPNFSHQRNGISHTKSRDEMAQGSVMIGKDEVTSEESLAESISSQHFTGSGASMRTLDSGIGTFPMPDYASSMAGKSIPKGKPQGEQGFSCSQGKHGAMMKVPRKAHTLEKELSTLDEVNPFVLYDSGLEGKGTNMHLSSTIHEDIDAYGAHMQNPLTKNWTFPNLKGSAGATDVYLDVQGDLGTPSRRFETVCAPWPLTQAASPCHSRQGSAGGVRGGRPAPRRWGRTEGWSW, encoded by the exons GTGGTGATGGAGTCTGAGGAGCCAGAGCTGAGGGAGTGTGATGAAGCCTTTGAGTCAGATGAAGGCAATGTGGAGTCTTACCTGGAAGAGCCAGAGAGCAGCAGGGAGCTCCAGGAGAGGCTCAAGGAGCTGGAG GCTGAGAATTCCACCCTGGCCCTTGCGAATGAAAGCCAGAGAGAAGCATATGAAAGGTGTCTGGATGAG GTGGCCAACCACGTGGTACAGGCCCTTCTGAATCAAAAG GACCTGCGGGAGGAGTGTATTAAGCTGAAGATGCGTGTGTTTGACCTGGAGAGACAGAACAAAACCCTGACTGAGCTCTTTGCCCAGAAACGACACCCCCAGGCCAGCCATCTGCAACAG TTGCAGTTGGTGTCTGTCTCAGAGCACAGCACAGAGCCCAGCACAGAGCCCCTGACCATGGACAGTGACAAATTGCTGGTGTCCAAAAACCAGGGGGGACTCAAG AGCAATGGGGACCGCACACAGAACGGGTCAGCCGCATCGGCCCGGGCCACCTCCATGGAGGCCCTGTCTCCGTTTTTCAAGAAGAAAGCACACATCCTAGAGGTCCTGCGCAAGCTGGAGGAGTCAGGCCCACTCAAGTTCCACCCCTCCTCCTGCCTGTCCCCCCACCATGACCTGGGCCAGGCGCTGGTCTCCATGGAGAGAGACCAGATATCCCTGATGTCCTCTGAGGCGTTACCTGCCCCACAGCGCCCGGTGGCACACCCATCGTCACGCTGCCGCCACTCCAGCTCTGACTCAGACATTCATGATTATGCCAATGGAGAAGGGGCTCTCCAGGAGGACCATGCCCAGCATCAGCAACAACAACACGGGAGCTGTCAGTCCTGCCACATACTCTCCCAGAAGAGCAGCCTGGACAGCCTGCTGAAGTGTGCCCAGGGCCACGGTGCCTCACACCAGGCCAGAGTGGAGATCCTTAACAGGCAGGCCTGTGCAGAGGACCAGGGGGCATTGGCACAGAGCACAAGCCCTCCCCAGGCAGCGGCTCTTTCCCACCTCCTCTCTGCTGACAGCACAAACCAGTGCTACATGCACAAAACAGCTTTGGACTTTCTAGAGCGCACTCCAGAAGGTCTGGGTTCTTCTGATCCTTTCCTCTCCTTGCTAATCCAAGCCAACCTCAACGGGATGCTAGGGCAGGAGCCCAGGAAGttacaaaaacacacagacaagcaGCCGTCCGGCAAGGTACAGCCCTCTCACAGTGAGGATATAAAGCacataaaggctgtcatggcaaCGTCGCAGAGCCAGAACGAGGACAGTCCGGAAGAGTGCTGCTACCTGGAAGTAGAGGCAGCGGCACACAATGTGAACAACAGCCTGCACTCTTCTACCTCACACACAGACCATGTTGAGACTGAACCAGGATATCCCAAGGAGCAGGAAGTGAGTGATCAGATCTGCAACGGGCTCTACTTCTCCAATGAAACGTCTGTCTCCAAGAAGGTGGCGGTGGAATCTTACTCTCCAGCCCCAGTGCCTGAGAGGAACAGCTCAGCTCAGGCCCTGCCTCCCTCTGGGAAGAGCAAGCTTGCACTCagccccacctctccctcctcaggTCTGAGTGAAGTCAAGccctcccctatctcctccccGTCCCGGCTGCTCAAGTTCCTGAAGATCCCTCCGGGGATCAACCAGGCACAACCAGGCAACCCCCTCCGTCTAAGTCCCCAGCTCACCCGCAGCTCCAAGATCCCCTGCAGGAACAACAACAACTATGAGGTGTACCACTCTCCCATCCTGACCCGCAAAGCCACcaccacagagagggagaagcagccatcctcatcctcctccaaAACAGACCCCTACCCTGCCACACACTCCGCCCCCACCTCCCCACCCAAATCAGAGGACATTGTGGACACCCCTCCCATGGCCAAGGAGATTGCTTTCAGCAGCCACTTTGTGCCCAAACCCAGCGTCAGCACAAAGGCACCCCCCTCCTCTCATGCACAAAGGGGCTCTCAGAAGGTACCCCAATATGAGAATGTCTGCCCCTCAGATGGGACGCCCCAGTTCCTGGAGGATCTTAAGACGTCCCAATACCTCCCTTACCCCCAACCCGAGGGTCCTGTAGAGAAGCAGTGTCAGCAAGATGAGAACCTCCTCAGCCCCCCGTCTTCACAGCACCCTGACTCGTCCCCAGGGACGGCTGACCAGGACTTCTCTGACCAGGACACTGACTCAGAAAGCCCCGTCTGGCACAAGCCAAACCAACACTTCAGCCtcccctcctcgtcctcctccgcCGTCAGTAAAAAAAAAGCACACAGTAGTCACCCCAGCTACTCCAGCATGAGAGACAGGCACCAGGAGCACCGTGCAGCTccggagcccagccaacagaactGTGAACCTGCCCAGCCAACCCAGTGTTCAGCCAGGCGAGGTGACCCCAAGAGACTGGTGCAGGGCAAGACTCCCCAGAGTGAGTCCAGTCACCAGCCCTTCAAAGAGCGCCTGGCTGCTTTGGGGAAAATGAAGAGCACAGAAGATCTGCCAGTAGGTGCACAGTCCGTGGACAAGAAGGATGCACAAAGTAACCTAGGTAAACCCCCCACCAACAATATTGAGAAAAGCAAGACCGCTGAAAGGCAAGGTGAGAGAACTGGAGCAGAGCAGCACAGAAATCAGAAATCCACTGATTCCCTGGATGGGAAGCCCTACCCCAAAACCAGCCTCGGCAGTCACACTAGGGTGATAGGTCCAATACATGAATCGGGCACCAAATCCTCAGCCACCCCATCATTGATACCCAAGGGCGAGCAGGAGACACCGTTTTCTCCCAGGATATATGTAGCAAAAGCAGAGGGTCCAAAGATCAAGATGGGCACATCATCCTCCAACACAGAGACTCCTCCAGTGGTTCGCAGCTATGGGAAATGCCCCATCACCCAGAGCCACCACAGTAAAACTGCCCCCAGCCCACAAAACAGCCCCACTAAAGTCCCGTCAAAGTCCCCTTCAAAGGTAGGTCAAGCTTCCTCTTATCCCAGAGGGGTCAAACCCATTCCTGAGGACCGTGCCCTGGCTCACAGAAACCCACATCGGCCGGAAGACAAAACCAAGCTCCCGGCCGGCAAGAAGAAGACCTTTGGCCATGCAGAGAGCTTCCCGCCTCCCCCTCCTCTGCCACCACGGCCATCTACTGAAGCCATCGCAAAAGAGGACAAAAAGCCGTACTCGTCTGGCCCACCCGTGCTCCAGTCTGCCATTGAGCAGAAGGTAATGCGTGGCATCAAGGAAAACATGCTGAAGCTGCAGGAGCAGGACCGGGGCCAGGTGGCCGAGCCAAAGCAGAAGGCCTCCAATGGCATCGCCAGCTGGTTCGGCCTGAGAAAGAGCAAGCTCCCCGCCCTCAACCGCAAACCGGAAGTGTCCAAGTTCAAGATCAACATATCCTCATCTCTTTCGTCATCGTCTGCCTCTGGCGGAGGGGCTAAGGACCCTAAGACAGGTGGTCCCCAGAAGGTGGTGGAGAGCCTGAACATCTCCAAGCTGATGGAGAAGGCAGAGGACCTGCGGAAGGCGCTGGAAGAGGAGCGGGCATATGTGAACAGGGTCGGGATGGACCTCTCTGGCAGAGGCCACTCTTGTGAGGTGGTGATGGACCAGACCCAGGGCCAACTGTCACTCATGTACAGAGGAATGACCGCAGAGAACTTCATGCAGCAGCTCCTCAACAG TCCCTCGACGTCTTGTTCTGGAAACAGGGTGGAAGAAAGGGGAGCTATACCTACCACCTTTGGAATGACACACAGACGCCTCTCCTTTGACTCTAAGAGGTCGCGGCCCAACTTCAGTCACCAGAGGAACGGGATCAGCCACACCAAGAGCAGGGACGAGATGGCCCAG GGTTCAGTTATGATCGGCAAGGATGAGGTCACATCAGAAGAGAGCTTGGCAGAGTCCATTAGTTCTCAGCATTTTACAG GTTCTGGGGCCTCCATGCGCACCCTCGACAGTGGCATTGGCACGTTCCCCATGCCAGACTACGCCAGTAGCATGGCAGGGAAGAGCATCCCTAAGGGGAAGCCACAGGGAGAGCAAGGGTTTTCTTGCTCACAGGGGAAACATGGGGCCATGATGAAGGTTCCGCGTAAGGCCCATACACTGGAGAAAGAGCTGTCAACTCTGGATGAAGTCAACCCGTTTGTCCTGTATGACTCAGGGCTGGAGGGAAAAGGTACCAACATGCACCTGTCCAGTACAATCCACGAGG ATATAGATGCCTACGGAGCTCATATGCAAAATCCCCTCACCAAGAACTGGACCTTTCCCAATCTGAAAGGCTCTGCGGGAGCCACTGATGTTTACCTGGATGTGCAGGGAGACCTGGGGACCCCATCCAGAAGG TTTGAAACAGTGTGCGCCCCCTGGCCACTGACCCAGGCAGCCTCCCCCTGCCACTCCAGACAGGGCTCAGCCGGCGGGGTAAGGGGCGGACGCCCAGCGCCTCGGAGGTGGGGAAGGACGGAGGGCTGGAGCTGGTGA